From the Ruminiclostridium josui JCM 17888 genome, one window contains:
- a CDS encoding TIGR00266 family protein translates to MADVIDYKIYGDDMQIVEIELDPSEGVRAEAGAMMYMEDGIMMQTSTDGGVFKGFKRMLTGESFFITTFYNAGTSKQHVAFSAPYPGKIIPLDLARVGGNFLCQKDSFLCAASGVDIEIAFTRKLGAGFFGGEGFILQRLVGDGMAFVHSGGTIIQKNLLPGETLRVDTGCIVAFSPSIDYDIQSVGGFKNALFGGEGLFLAKLTGPGIVFLQSLPLARLSDRLSSAGARHRDQKSGIGGIGGEILGGLFGGDKNF, encoded by the coding sequence ATGGCAGACGTTATTGATTATAAAATTTATGGGGACGATATGCAGATAGTGGAGATAGAATTGGACCCATCAGAAGGCGTTAGGGCTGAAGCCGGCGCAATGATGTATATGGAAGATGGCATTATGATGCAGACATCTACAGATGGCGGAGTTTTTAAGGGATTCAAGAGAATGCTTACAGGAGAAAGCTTCTTTATTACCACTTTTTATAATGCAGGTACATCAAAGCAGCATGTTGCATTTTCAGCACCTTACCCCGGCAAGATAATACCGTTGGATTTAGCTCGGGTTGGAGGGAATTTCCTGTGTCAGAAGGATTCATTTTTGTGTGCTGCTAGTGGAGTAGATATTGAAATTGCTTTTACCAGAAAGCTCGGTGCAGGCTTCTTTGGAGGAGAAGGCTTTATTCTTCAAAGGTTGGTTGGCGACGGAATGGCTTTTGTCCATTCAGGAGGAACAATTATTCAAAAAAATCTGCTTCCCGGTGAAACTCTGAGAGTTGACACAGGATGTATAGTAGCTTTTTCCCCAAGTATAGACTATGATATCCAATCAGTGGGAGGTTTTAAAAATGCCCTGTTTGGCGGAGAGGGACTATTCCTTGCAAAACTGACTGGCCCTGGTATTGTATTCCTACAAAGCTTACCTCTTGCCAGATTATCAGACAGACTTTCATCTGCAGGAGCACGCCATCGTGACCAGAAGTCAGGTATCGGAGGTATTGGAGGCGAAATTCTGGGTGGACTATTTGGAGGAGACAAAAATTTTTAA
- the pdxA gene encoding 4-hydroxythreonine-4-phosphate dehydrogenase PdxA translates to MQKPVIGIPMGDPAGIGPEIIVKALANDEIYKVCKPLVIGDAGVVEKAARICGIQTNVNTVTGIDMLTSDKSTINVVDLKIINPDSLEYGKVQAENGRASFEYIKKSVELALKGKLSAIATTPINKPSLKASGIEFIGHTEILAGLTDTKDPLTMFEVRGMRVFFLTRHVSLRKACDMVTKERLLDYVERCTQALQSLGITEGTMAVAGLNPHSGDNGLFGTEESESIIPAIQEAKRRGFNVEGPVGPDSVFHLALTGRYNSVLSLYHDQGHIATKTLDFERTIAITLGLPFLRTSVDHGTAYDIAGKGIASGISMTEAILLAAKYSTPYSQWVKRAD, encoded by the coding sequence ATGCAAAAACCCGTAATCGGGATTCCAATGGGAGACCCTGCCGGAATAGGTCCCGAGATTATAGTAAAAGCACTGGCTAATGATGAAATATACAAAGTATGTAAGCCGTTGGTAATAGGCGATGCCGGAGTTGTTGAAAAGGCAGCCAGGATATGTGGTATACAAACCAATGTAAACACTGTAACAGGTATAGACATGTTAACTTCTGATAAAAGTACTATAAATGTTGTGGATTTAAAAATAATTAATCCTGATAGTTTGGAGTACGGTAAGGTTCAGGCGGAAAATGGCCGCGCTTCCTTCGAGTACATAAAAAAGAGTGTGGAGCTTGCTTTGAAAGGAAAACTTTCTGCAATAGCAACAACCCCTATAAACAAGCCTTCACTAAAAGCGTCTGGAATAGAATTTATCGGTCATACGGAAATACTTGCTGGACTGACAGACACTAAAGATCCCCTTACTATGTTTGAAGTCAGGGGAATGAGAGTATTTTTTCTCACTCGCCATGTATCGCTGAGAAAAGCTTGTGATATGGTAACCAAGGAAAGATTACTGGATTACGTGGAAAGATGTACTCAAGCATTGCAAAGCCTTGGAATAACAGAAGGGACAATGGCTGTGGCCGGATTAAATCCTCATAGCGGGGACAACGGTCTTTTTGGTACAGAAGAATCTGAAAGCATCATTCCTGCAATTCAGGAAGCGAAAAGACGCGGATTTAATGTGGAAGGCCCTGTGGGCCCTGACTCGGTATTTCATCTTGCATTGACAGGCAGGTACAATTCAGTATTGTCCCTTTACCATGACCAGGGGCATATAGCTACAAAAACATTAGATTTTGAAAGAACAATAGCAATTACCTTGGGACTTCCGTTTCTTAGGACATCTGTTGACCATGGAACTGCCTATGATATTGCAGGGAAAGGGATTGCCAGTGGGATAAGCATGACGGAGGCAATACTACTGGCTGCAAAATATTCAACTCCATATTCACAGTGGGTAAAAAGAGCAGACTAA
- a CDS encoding DUF6572 domain-containing protein produces the protein MSVVDENKVDGIGISKDGEKLILLITDHLDWTNEYEHLIHLQNKINAYINFLENEQYKEVYPKKQFGLYCIEIHFKYELTSNCSKFIDRVNEQLCENNITIETIIV, from the coding sequence ATGTCAGTAGTTGATGAAAACAAGGTAGATGGTATAGGAATAAGCAAAGATGGAGAAAAACTCATACTACTTATTACAGACCATCTTGATTGGACAAATGAATATGAACATTTAATTCATTTGCAAAATAAGATTAACGCTTATATTAATTTTTTGGAAAATGAGCAGTATAAAGAGGTTTATCCTAAAAAACAATTTGGGCTTTATTGTATTGAAATCCACTTTAAATATGAATTAACTTCGAATTGCTCGAAGTTTATCGATAGAGTTAACGAACAGCTTTGTGAAAACAATATTACTATAGAAACAATAATTGTATAA
- a CDS encoding ABC transporter ATP-binding protein, with protein MIHVKSLSKSYGDFKALDSLDIHIKEGSVYGLLGPNGSGKTTLIKHLTGIYKNESGSIAIDGKSVFDNPETKSKIVYISDDLFFFSQYSIKEMASFYASMYPSWSWERFNTLQQVFPIDIKRRVVKLSKGMQKQVAFWLGISAKPKVMILDEPVDGLDPVMRKKVWNLILQDVAEYGTTVLVSSHNLRELEDICDHVGILYKGKMMVERELDNMKSDIHKLQLAYSGNTPDNLFKDGEVLHRTQNGSVLQLIVRGNKDALISRVKSTNPVVMDILPLSLEEIFIYELGGKGYEIENILI; from the coding sequence ATGATTCATGTAAAATCTTTGAGCAAATCTTACGGGGACTTTAAAGCACTTGATTCCCTTGATATTCACATAAAAGAGGGATCAGTCTATGGACTTTTGGGACCTAACGGTTCTGGTAAGACTACACTGATAAAGCATTTAACTGGGATTTATAAGAACGAATCAGGCTCTATAGCAATAGATGGTAAATCCGTTTTTGATAATCCCGAAACAAAATCCAAAATAGTATATATATCCGACGATCTTTTTTTCTTTTCTCAGTACAGTATAAAGGAAATGGCTTCTTTCTATGCCAGCATGTACCCGAGTTGGAGCTGGGAGAGATTTAATACACTGCAGCAGGTATTTCCCATCGACATAAAGCGTAGAGTAGTAAAGCTCTCAAAAGGTATGCAGAAACAGGTAGCATTCTGGCTTGGAATATCAGCAAAACCAAAAGTGATGATACTGGATGAACCGGTTGACGGACTTGACCCGGTTATGAGGAAAAAAGTATGGAATCTAATATTACAGGACGTTGCAGAGTACGGAACAACGGTTCTTGTATCCTCCCACAACCTCCGTGAGTTAGAAGACATATGTGATCATGTAGGTATTCTTTATAAAGGTAAAATGATGGTCGAGCGTGAACTTGATAATATGAAATCAGATATTCACAAGCTTCAGCTTGCATACTCAGGTAATACGCCTGATAATTTATTCAAGGATGGAGAGGTATTACACCGTACCCAAAACGGAAGCGTACTGCAATTAATTGTCAGGGGTAACAAAGATGCATTAATATCCCGTGTCAAGTCAACAAACCCTGTTGTAATGGATATTCTGCCGCTTTCCCTTGAGGAAATTTTCATTTATGAATTAGGGGGTAAAGGTTATGAAATCGAAAACATCCTTATTTAA
- a CDS encoding MerR family transcriptional regulator, which produces MLKIGDFSRLSRISIRMLRHYDELGLLVPKSTDSYTSYRYYSEEQLLIASRITALKDMGFSLAAISEILKNYDNPKALSEFLTIKQAEVQAQAEEISHRLLLLDTAIMRLRKDDNAMNYNVILKTLPERYVASVRKIIPSYNQEGILWNMLMTETAPIMNFQQACFGESLAIFHDEGYKENDVDIEIQMPVKGHYEDTENVVFKTVPAVEFASATYKGSYEQITAVNQAVADWVKDNGYEFNGAMFCIYHVSPAQTNNPDELVTEVCYPVRKR; this is translated from the coding sequence ATGTTAAAAATAGGTGATTTTTCGAGGTTATCAAGGATTAGTATACGAATGCTTCGGCATTATGATGAATTGGGATTATTGGTGCCCAAAAGCACAGATTCTTATACAAGTTATCGCTACTACAGTGAAGAACAGCTACTTATTGCATCTAGAATTACGGCACTAAAGGACATGGGTTTCAGTCTTGCAGCAATTTCAGAGATATTGAAAAACTATGATAATCCTAAAGCACTGTCAGAGTTTTTAACAATAAAACAAGCTGAAGTGCAGGCACAAGCAGAAGAAATTAGCCATCGTCTACTCCTCCTTGATACAGCAATAATGAGATTAAGAAAGGACGATAACGCTATGAATTATAATGTAATATTAAAAACATTGCCGGAAAGATATGTTGCAAGTGTAAGAAAAATAATACCGTCATATAATCAAGAGGGGATACTATGGAATATGCTAATGACAGAAACAGCGCCAATAATGAATTTTCAGCAGGCTTGTTTCGGTGAAAGTCTTGCAATTTTTCATGATGAAGGGTATAAAGAAAACGATGTAGATATAGAAATACAGATGCCAGTGAAGGGACATTATGAGGACACTGAAAATGTAGTATTTAAAACGGTTCCGGCAGTAGAGTTTGCCTCTGCCACATATAAAGGCAGCTATGAGCAAATTACGGCAGTAAATCAGGCTGTTGCCGATTGGGTAAAGGATAATGGTTATGAATTCAATGGTGCAATGTTCTGCATTTACCATGTCAGTCCTGCACAAACAAATAATCCTGATGAATTGGTAACCGAGGTTTGCTATCCAGTGAGAAAAAGATAA
- a CDS encoding GntR family transcriptional regulator, giving the protein MIQLDFKDPRPIYEQIKDKIKELVITGAVKTDDKIPSVRELAQTLTINPNTIQKAYKDLETEGIIYSVKGKGNFIAPLDKSSIEPRRKELLISIQKTVEELIFLHTPLQAVIDVIQNTYGKKEASQ; this is encoded by the coding sequence ATGATACAATTGGATTTTAAAGACCCCAGGCCTATTTATGAACAAATAAAAGATAAAATCAAGGAGCTGGTTATAACCGGGGCAGTTAAAACTGACGACAAAATACCGTCTGTAAGAGAGCTTGCCCAAACTCTTACCATAAACCCCAATACTATTCAGAAAGCATATAAAGACCTTGAAACAGAAGGAATAATCTATTCGGTTAAAGGCAAAGGTAATTTTATAGCTCCTTTGGATAAAAGTTCTATAGAACCCAGACGAAAAGAGCTTTTAATTAGTATTCAAAAAACAGTGGAAGAATTAATTTTTCTTCATACACCGCTGCAAGCAGTAATTGATGTAATTCAGAACACATATGGTAAAAAGGAGGCATCCCAATGA
- a CDS encoding carbohydrate-binding protein → MLKNKATKRFISLTLSIVIVLCSILTVTVSPMGVSAATQAVYYVSPDGSDSNPGNIDAPFQTITKARDVVRTINKNMTGDIYVYLRGGDYRLSSTITFGPEDSGTNGFRIFYQAYQGEIPVLNGATKVTGWTKYNDNIYKATLNRNTKLRYLFVNDKRAQMTKKTVKAQGGYGTYSVTKGQASWAWTSGSNSDGVKYNVSDVPEITSNKDDLEIVNGTTWNENIVCTRDVITSGSSRVLLLQQPYGAIAQLPGWGAAFTTTSTHTIYNAFEFLNSPGQFYFNKTTKTLYYYPRPGEDMATADVEAPVLEKLIDISGKSNSNRVKNITFQGITFANTDWNLIKVGDSYGRTTCQSADGFIAYYNGNWHDTKYTLLDTYPGMINVSSSDSIDFIGNVIKHSAADGITMVNDVINSNLIGNYIYDITSSGITVGHPQHVYLGDGGEHQKYAPGVEGICTNVVINNNMLWDCSTAPGFGGCAGITAFFVNKLKVTHNTVHTTGYNGITLGWGWCNFKDSNTCKDNVINNNRIYNALNRLHDSGAIYTIGQMPYTTINENYVKGIPDNSTGPTYGLHNDEGSAYITENDNVLDISPGVTYTINCEDYGQKHDLTILRTYATVNKMGKNPPNSTIDPPIAVPDNVWPLAQYNIALKAGVQEAYRDILPSKLFPVQDYVFPASCATKCGAELNIRSSGNPANTVWFAPAGTTKFVVGPTMTKASGTATSIVTPETSGTYKLFVVDSSGAKIGESEAVLRVSGSASQIEAESFSSQSGIQTENCSEGGLDVGYIENGDYTVYKNIDFKNGVTGFKARVASGASGGKIEIRLDSITGPLVGTCSVTSTGGWQTWADASCDISGASGVHDVYLKFTGGSGYLFNINWFEFTGRITPPPVLTGDVNGDGSVDATDYAMMKKYLLGLIDDFPVENGLEAGDLNKDGVIDAIDFALLKKELLSGI, encoded by the coding sequence ATGCTAAAAAATAAGGCGACAAAAAGGTTTATATCATTAACTCTTTCTATTGTAATTGTTTTATGCAGTATCTTAACAGTTACAGTGTCTCCGATGGGTGTTTCTGCTGCAACCCAGGCGGTTTATTACGTATCTCCTGATGGAAGTGACAGTAATCCTGGTAATATCGATGCACCCTTTCAGACAATAACAAAGGCCAGAGATGTAGTACGTACCATAAACAAAAATATGACGGGTGACATTTATGTTTATTTAAGAGGAGGGGACTATCGTTTATCCAGCACCATTACTTTTGGACCTGAGGATTCAGGAACAAATGGATTTAGGATATTTTACCAGGCATATCAAGGTGAAATACCTGTTTTAAATGGTGCAACAAAGGTTACAGGGTGGACTAAATATAATGACAATATATATAAGGCTACCTTGAACCGCAATACCAAATTGAGATATCTTTTTGTAAATGATAAAAGAGCTCAAATGACTAAAAAAACCGTAAAAGCTCAGGGGGGATATGGAACTTATTCTGTTACAAAAGGGCAGGCTAGCTGGGCTTGGACAAGCGGCAGCAATAGCGACGGGGTAAAATATAATGTCTCTGATGTGCCGGAAATCACAAGTAATAAGGACGACCTTGAAATAGTAAACGGTACCACTTGGAATGAAAACATTGTATGTACAAGGGATGTTATTACATCAGGCTCTTCCAGAGTACTTCTTTTGCAGCAGCCATATGGAGCAATAGCCCAACTGCCAGGATGGGGCGCAGCTTTCACCACTACCAGTACCCATACAATTTACAATGCATTTGAGTTTTTAAATTCTCCGGGACAATTCTATTTTAATAAGACTACAAAAACTCTGTATTATTATCCTCGCCCAGGTGAGGACATGGCAACTGCCGATGTTGAGGCTCCTGTTTTAGAGAAACTTATTGACATTTCAGGGAAGTCAAATTCAAACAGAGTCAAGAATATAACCTTCCAGGGCATTACATTTGCAAATACTGACTGGAATCTTATAAAAGTAGGAGATTCATACGGAAGAACAACTTGTCAGAGTGCAGACGGATTTATAGCATATTATAACGGTAATTGGCATGACACTAAATACACTCTTTTGGATACATATCCGGGGATGATAAATGTAAGCAGCAGTGATTCAATTGACTTCATAGGAAATGTAATAAAGCACAGTGCTGCCGACGGAATTACTATGGTCAACGATGTAATAAATTCAAATCTGATTGGTAATTACATCTATGACATTACATCAAGTGGTATTACGGTAGGACATCCACAACATGTATACTTGGGAGACGGCGGAGAACACCAGAAGTACGCACCTGGTGTAGAAGGTATATGTACAAATGTTGTAATCAATAATAATATGTTGTGGGATTGCAGCACAGCTCCTGGATTTGGAGGATGCGCCGGTATTACTGCATTTTTTGTAAACAAGCTCAAGGTAACTCATAACACAGTTCACACTACAGGATATAACGGTATAACACTTGGATGGGGTTGGTGTAATTTTAAGGACTCAAATACCTGTAAGGACAACGTAATAAATAATAACCGTATATACAATGCATTAAACAGACTCCATGACAGCGGAGCAATATATACAATAGGGCAAATGCCTTATACAACTATAAATGAGAACTATGTTAAAGGAATTCCCGACAATTCTACAGGGCCTACTTATGGTTTACATAATGATGAAGGAAGCGCGTACATAACTGAAAATGATAATGTACTTGATATTAGTCCGGGGGTAACGTACACAATTAACTGTGAGGATTATGGACAAAAACACGACTTAACGATATTAAGGACCTATGCAACGGTTAATAAAATGGGTAAAAATCCTCCAAACAGCACAATTGATCCACCTATTGCAGTTCCGGATAATGTATGGCCTTTGGCCCAGTACAATATAGCTTTGAAGGCAGGAGTTCAGGAAGCATACAGAGACATTCTGCCAAGTAAACTGTTCCCTGTTCAGGATTATGTATTCCCAGCAAGCTGTGCCACAAAATGTGGAGCTGAATTAAACATAAGGAGCAGTGGTAATCCAGCAAATACAGTGTGGTTTGCTCCAGCGGGGACAACAAAGTTTGTTGTTGGACCAACTATGACCAAAGCATCAGGAACAGCTACATCAATTGTAACACCTGAAACATCAGGAACATACAAATTATTTGTAGTAGATTCGTCAGGTGCTAAGATAGGTGAATCAGAAGCAGTGCTTAGAGTGAGTGGTTCGGCTTCACAAATTGAAGCTGAGAGCTTCTCCTCACAATCTGGAATCCAAACTGAAAATTGCAGCGAAGGCGGACTGGACGTAGGATATATAGAGAACGGGGATTACACCGTTTATAAGAATATTGACTTCAAAAACGGAGTTACGGGTTTCAAGGCTAGGGTAGCCAGTGGTGCCAGCGGAGGAAAAATTGAAATCAGGCTGGACAGCATTACAGGACCTTTAGTAGGAACGTGTTCTGTGACATCCACTGGGGGCTGGCAGACCTGGGCTGATGCTTCATGTGATATTAGTGGTGCCAGCGGTGTGCACGATGTATATCTAAAATTTACAGGAGGAAGCGGATACTTGTTCAACATTAATTGGTTTGAGTTTACAGGCAGAATCACTCCACCACCAGTGCTGACAGGAGATGTCAATGGAGACGGCAGTGTTGATGCGACAGACTATGCCATGATGAAAAAGTACCTTCTTGGACTAATTGATGATTTTCCTGTAGAAAATGGCCTTGAAGCAGGTGACCTTAATAAGGATGGTGTAATTGATGCAATTGACTTTGCACTTTTAAAGAAAGAGTTGCTAAGCGGTATTTAG
- a CDS encoding DNA adenine methylase: protein MILIKKKVSLRLETRLLNALMKIYETDNISETVTKAIVEIVTEGKSKKKLKTLFPYVGKKPPRIAREVVEAFHQSGSKVFVDLFCGSLAILCYLPEDTRVVVNDINGDLTNLYVIIKTKSDEFIAELEALPYSEVLFQKYKEVLRSDDKASDLEQAVAYYYVQFASFRGRSKNASFRISADAENNMASTFRKNLPSIVALSDRLQTVEILNRDFRKVLNQFNDTSVFVYADCPYLGTEDYYECEVNGEEYVFGDNEHRDLAQMLKEHKGIFVLSSKVKKDLRKLYRSNGHYVLNFEATGRMPDKRHREQLIMNFKMEHVNKYGEDDIKPYR, encoded by the coding sequence GTGATTTTAATTAAGAAGAAGGTAAGTCTAAGACTGGAGACGAGATTATTGAATGCTCTTATGAAGATATATGAGACAGACAACATTTCGGAAACGGTCACTAAGGCAATTGTAGAAATAGTTACAGAAGGAAAATCAAAGAAGAAATTAAAAACATTATTTCCCTATGTGGGAAAAAAGCCACCGAGGATAGCAAGGGAAGTCGTTGAGGCATTCCATCAGTCTGGAAGCAAGGTGTTTGTAGATTTATTTTGTGGAAGTCTTGCAATATTGTGTTACTTGCCAGAAGATACGAGGGTTGTTGTAAATGACATCAATGGAGATTTGACAAATCTATATGTGATTATTAAAACTAAATCGGATGAGTTTATTGCAGAATTAGAAGCACTGCCTTATTCCGAAGTACTATTCCAAAAGTACAAAGAGGTACTTAGGTCTGATGATAAAGCATCGGATTTGGAGCAGGCAGTTGCCTACTATTATGTGCAGTTTGCATCATTTAGGGGTAGGTCAAAGAATGCTAGTTTTAGAATCTCTGCTGATGCAGAAAATAATATGGCATCGACTTTTAGAAAAAATCTACCTTCAATCGTAGCACTGTCAGACAGATTACAAACGGTAGAAATCCTTAATCGAGATTTTAGAAAAGTACTGAACCAGTTTAATGATACAAGTGTATTTGTTTATGCAGATTGTCCGTATTTAGGAACAGAAGATTACTATGAGTGTGAAGTGAATGGTGAGGAATATGTATTTGGGGATAATGAACATAGAGATTTGGCACAGATGTTAAAAGAGCATAAAGGCATATTCGTGTTATCTTCTAAGGTAAAGAAGGATTTACGTAAACTCTATCGTTCCAATGGACATTATGTTTTAAACTTTGAGGCAACTGGAAGAATGCCAGATAAAAGGCATAGAGAACAACTGATTATGAATTTCAAGATGGAACATGTAAATAAGTACGGAGAAGATGATATAAAACCGTACAGATGA